From one Lycium ferocissimum isolate CSIRO_LF1 chromosome 5, AGI_CSIRO_Lferr_CH_V1, whole genome shotgun sequence genomic stretch:
- the LOC132058155 gene encoding probable RNA methyltransferase At5g51130 encodes MEQHQQQNKRKQQDDVVTKTTTQKKKRKEVAVFGNYRNYYGYRIGQDSEEDPRLKAMKKEWFEGKDCLDIGCNSGVITIAIAQKFSCRSILGIDIDDARIQDAYWTLRKTVKSTKGVPAGIAKLEESKNLNGIKNHVAESPKKRARTDCTECHHLQEADLFDIVSFKKGNFVQNWHPGENTSYDTITCLSVSKWVHLNWGDDGLITLFSKVWRLLSPGGVFILEPQPWSSYYNNRLVSETSKVNYQEIKIRPEDFQDILLDKIGFRMVKDITSSASGRKAGFNRPIFAFWK; translated from the coding sequence ATGGAGCAACATCAACAGCAGAACAAACGTAAACAGCAGGATGACGTGGTAACAAAGACGACAAcccagaagaaaaaaagaaaagaagtagcTGTGTTTGGTAACTACAGAAACTACTATGGCTATAGAATAGGTCAGGATTCGGAGGAAGATCCAAGGTTAAAAGCTATGAAGAAGGAATGGTTTGAAGGCAAGGATTGTCTTGACATTGGCTGTAACAGTGGAGTGATAACAATCGCCATTGCGCAAAAGTTTAGTTGCCGAAGCATCCTTGGAATTGATATTGATGATGCAAGAATTCAGGATGCCTATTGGACTCTCAGGAAAACAGTGAAGAGTACTAAAGGAGTGCCTGCAGGGATTGCCAAATTGGAAGAATCTAAGAATTTAAATGGTATTAAAAACCATGTGGCAGAATCGCCTAAGAAAAGGGCAAGGACCGATTGTACAGAATGTCATCATTTACAAGAGGCAGACTTGTTTGACATAGTCTCTTTCAAGAAGGGGAATTTTGTTCAGAATTGGCATCCAGGGGAAAATACATCTTATGATACAATTACTTGTTTAAGCGTGTCAAAGTGGGTGCATTTAAACTGGGGTGATGATGGACTAATAACTTTATTTTCGAAAGTCTGGAGGCTTCTTTCACCGGGTGGTGTCTTTATTTTGGAGCCTCAGCCTTGGAGTTCATACTACAATAATCGTCTTGTATCTGAGACATCaaaagttaattatcaagagatTAAGATCCGTCCAGAAGATTTTCAAGATATACTTTTGGACAAGATTGGATTTAGAATGGTAAAGGACATAACATCTAGTGCGTCTGGTCGCAAAGCTGGTTTTAACAGACCAATTTTTGCATTCTGGAAGTGA